One genomic segment of Amycolatopsis sp. WQ 127309 includes these proteins:
- a CDS encoding dihydrofolate reductase family protein: protein MSSERRLREERDVIVIGSTSVVHTLAGHGLVDEYRLLVSPFVLGSGRTWFTAPGDLRLASAGQNGAAALLRYRTA, encoded by the coding sequence GTGAGTTCAGAGCGGCGGCTGCGCGAAGAGCGCGACGTCATCGTCATCGGCAGCACGAGTGTCGTGCACACCCTGGCCGGGCACGGGCTCGTCGACGAGTACCGCCTGCTCGTGTCCCCGTTCGTGCTCGGCTCCGGCCGCACGTGGTTCACCGCACCGGGTGATCTCCGCCTGGCCTCGGCCGGGCAGAACGGGGCCGCCGCGCTGCTCCGCTACCGGACCGCCTAG
- a CDS encoding nitroreductase/quinone reductase family protein — protein sequence MGQRKTNRRVIEQFRAGEEVDGMHRERLVLLTTTGRNSGKPRTVPMMFHRDGDRLLVVASNVGAAKDPDWYQNLTADSRVKVEVDGRAFAAEALPLLGADYVRTWTELEKHYPFLADHREKAKRSIPIVELSEED from the coding sequence ATGGGGCAGCGCAAGACGAACCGCCGCGTGATCGAGCAGTTCCGCGCGGGCGAGGAGGTGGACGGTATGCACCGCGAACGACTCGTGCTCCTGACGACGACGGGCCGCAACTCGGGCAAGCCGCGCACCGTCCCGATGATGTTCCACCGGGACGGTGACCGGCTGCTCGTGGTGGCGTCGAACGTGGGCGCCGCGAAGGACCCCGACTGGTACCAGAACCTGACGGCCGACTCCCGGGTGAAGGTGGAGGTCGACGGCCGCGCGTTCGCGGCCGAAGCCCTGCCCCTGCTGGGCGCGGACTACGTGCGCACGTGGACGGAGCTGGAGAAGCACTACCCCTTCCTGGCCGACCACCGGGAGAAGGCGAAGCGGTCGATCCCGATCGTGGAACTGTCCGAAGAGGACTGA
- a CDS encoding DUF6069 family protein — protein sequence MSDYYGNTPQDVRPGIDARRLWAGGVATAVVAALVAVVGLLIARGIFEVEVLAPKGEGVWGNASTTTYAVVAAAVALLATGLMHLLSVATPAPSQFFGWIMVLVTLIAVVLPLTLSVAPSAKIATAAINLVIGLVIAAIVSSMAASARTLHRRRSTAPPAQAAPPAAPTRQWNQQQQQEPPTTRYYDR from the coding sequence ATGTCCGACTACTACGGGAACACACCCCAGGACGTCCGCCCGGGGATCGACGCACGCCGGCTGTGGGCCGGTGGCGTGGCGACAGCGGTGGTCGCGGCCCTGGTCGCGGTGGTCGGGCTGCTGATCGCCCGCGGCATCTTCGAGGTCGAAGTGCTGGCCCCAAAAGGGGAAGGCGTCTGGGGCAACGCCAGCACCACGACGTACGCAGTGGTGGCCGCCGCGGTGGCGTTGCTGGCGACGGGGCTGATGCACCTGCTGAGCGTGGCGACGCCGGCGCCGTCCCAGTTCTTCGGCTGGATCATGGTGCTGGTCACGTTGATCGCGGTGGTGCTGCCGCTGACGCTGAGCGTCGCCCCGAGCGCGAAGATCGCGACGGCGGCGATCAACCTGGTGATCGGCCTGGTGATCGCGGCGATCGTGAGCAGCATGGCGGCGAGCGCGCGCACCCTGCATCGGCGCCGCTCGACGGCTCCGCCGGCCCAGGCCGCGCCGCCGGCGGCGCCGACCCGGCAGTGGAATCAGCAGCAGCAGCAGGAGCCGCCGACGACCCGCTACTACGACCGCTGA
- a CDS encoding SDR family NAD(P)-dependent oxidoreductase, translating into MTTAQHKLGSGFGAGTTAAEAVAGIDLTGKLAVVTGGYSGIGLAATRALTGAGAHVVVPARRRETAEQALEGLDGVEVDELDLGDLDSVRAFAERFLASGRRIDLLITNAGIMACPETRVGPGWEAQFATNHLGHFALVNRLWPAVADGARVVALSSRGHHNSPMRWDDVMFTEGYEKWAAYGQAKTANVLFAVQLDKLGAEKGVHAFALHPGGIMTPLQRHLSRAEMVERGWMDEAGTMLVEFKTPEQGAATTVWAATSPQLAGLGGLYLEDCDVAELSPEDAEGLAASGVRRYAVDPEQAERLWALSAQLTGVDAFDGR; encoded by the coding sequence ATGACCACCGCACAGCACAAGCTCGGCTCGGGCTTCGGCGCCGGCACCACCGCCGCCGAAGCCGTCGCGGGCATCGACCTCACCGGGAAGCTCGCCGTCGTCACCGGCGGTTACTCCGGCATCGGCCTGGCGGCGACCCGCGCGCTCACCGGCGCCGGCGCCCACGTCGTCGTCCCGGCCCGCCGCCGCGAGACCGCCGAGCAGGCCCTCGAAGGCCTGGACGGCGTCGAGGTCGACGAGCTGGACCTGGGTGACCTCGACAGCGTCCGCGCGTTCGCCGAGCGGTTCCTCGCCTCCGGGCGGCGGATCGACCTGCTCATCACCAACGCCGGCATCATGGCGTGCCCCGAGACCCGCGTCGGGCCGGGCTGGGAGGCCCAGTTCGCCACCAACCACCTCGGCCACTTCGCGCTGGTCAACCGGCTGTGGCCGGCCGTCGCCGACGGCGCCCGCGTGGTCGCGCTGTCTTCCCGCGGCCACCACAACTCGCCGATGCGCTGGGACGACGTCATGTTCACCGAGGGTTACGAGAAGTGGGCCGCCTACGGCCAGGCGAAGACGGCCAACGTGCTCTTCGCCGTCCAGCTCGACAAGCTCGGCGCGGAGAAGGGCGTGCACGCTTTCGCGCTGCACCCGGGCGGCATCATGACGCCGCTGCAGCGGCACCTGTCGCGCGCCGAGATGGTCGAGCGCGGCTGGATGGACGAGGCGGGCACCATGCTCGTCGAGTTCAAGACGCCGGAGCAGGGCGCGGCGACGACCGTCTGGGCCGCGACGTCACCGCAGCTGGCCGGGCTCGGCGGGCTGTACCTCGAGGACTGTGACGTCGCCGAACTGTCCCCTGAGGACGCCGAAGGACTCGCCGCTTCGGGCGTGCGCCGCTACGCCGTCGACCCAGAACAGGCCGAGCGGCTGTGGGCGCTGTCGGCGCAGCTCACCGGGGTCGACGCCTTCGACGGCCGCTGA
- a CDS encoding serine/threonine-protein kinase, with protein MSEADEPTCAHYALGEFSVMPRPALGDEPPPTTLGGRYEIGRLIGSGGTARVYRGYDLHLDRPVAVKIYDRGAVAQDQRRRLREMSIQGSIAHPGVVALHDSGTEHGRTFLVMQLVEGENLAERLLGGAMTVAEVTTLATGLAEGLAHVHGLRVVHRDLKPANVFLSADGPLIGDFGIAHALDTTHITGTGVIPGTAAYLAPEQVAGQPAGPPADVYALGLILLECVTGEREYQGTMVEAAMARLTRAPRIPEDLPPSLAHTLRRMTQREPADRPTAAEVLGSLSTPSATLPTAAPAGRPARHFRAVFAAALTTAAAATVAAVLLAAPEGAGSSTQSPAPGVTEAVHPPAAPSTSPQQVAAPAVTESADLEPAAVTHQSPVQPQKAGKQQGKPGKNVKPPGGNKGKGKGPGPGTDS; from the coding sequence ATGAGCGAGGCGGACGAACCCACGTGTGCGCACTACGCACTCGGTGAGTTCTCCGTCATGCCACGGCCGGCGCTGGGCGACGAACCGCCGCCCACCACGCTCGGCGGGCGCTACGAGATCGGCCGGCTGATCGGCAGCGGCGGCACGGCCCGCGTCTACCGCGGCTACGACTTGCACCTCGACCGCCCGGTCGCCGTCAAGATCTACGACCGCGGCGCGGTGGCGCAGGACCAGCGCCGCCGGCTGCGCGAGATGAGCATCCAGGGCAGCATCGCCCACCCCGGCGTGGTGGCGCTGCACGACAGCGGCACCGAGCACGGCCGGACCTTCCTGGTGATGCAGCTCGTCGAGGGCGAGAACCTCGCCGAACGGCTGCTCGGCGGCGCGATGACGGTGGCCGAGGTGACGACGCTGGCCACCGGGCTCGCCGAAGGACTGGCCCACGTGCACGGGCTGCGGGTCGTCCACCGCGACCTCAAGCCGGCCAACGTGTTCCTGAGCGCGGACGGCCCGCTGATCGGCGACTTCGGCATCGCGCACGCGCTCGACACCACCCACATCACCGGCACCGGCGTCATCCCGGGCACCGCCGCCTACCTCGCACCCGAGCAGGTCGCCGGCCAGCCCGCCGGGCCACCCGCCGACGTCTACGCGCTCGGCCTGATCCTGCTCGAGTGCGTCACCGGGGAACGCGAGTACCAGGGCACGATGGTCGAAGCGGCGATGGCGCGGCTGACGCGGGCCCCCCGGATCCCGGAGGACCTGCCGCCGTCACTGGCGCACACCCTCCGGCGGATGACCCAGCGTGAGCCCGCGGACCGGCCCACCGCCGCCGAGGTGCTGGGGTCGCTGAGCACCCCGTCGGCGACGCTGCCCACCGCCGCGCCGGCCGGACGTCCGGCGCGGCACTTCCGGGCCGTCTTCGCCGCCGCCCTGACCACCGCGGCCGCCGCCACGGTCGCCGCGGTGCTGCTGGCCGCGCCCGAAGGCGCCGGCTCGTCCACCCAGTCACCGGCGCCGGGTGTCACCGAGGCGGTGCACCCGCCGGCCGCGCCGTCGACGTCGCCGCAGCAGGTGGCCGCGCCGGCCGTGACCGAGTCGGCGGACCTGGAGCCGGCCGCCGTGACGCACCAGAGCCCGGTCCAGCCGCAGAAGGCCGGGAAGCAGCAGGGCAAGCCCGGCAAGAACGTGAAGCCGCCCGGCGGCAACAAGGGGAAGGGCAAGGGCCCGGGTCCGGGCACCGATTCGTGA
- a CDS encoding STAS domain-containing protein, translating into MALHSVLLDDEVILSIDGAFDVVLAPGYLRAVEAAFAADVRRMVVDLALTTAVDAVAAAALTETVAACASRGTHLVLAMPAGVEAEVTDPAQIKPLLNGFEPWQDAG; encoded by the coding sequence ATGGCGCTGCACAGCGTGTTGCTGGACGACGAAGTCATCCTTTCGATCGACGGCGCGTTCGACGTCGTCCTCGCTCCCGGGTACCTCCGCGCGGTCGAAGCGGCCTTCGCCGCCGACGTCCGCCGCATGGTCGTCGACCTCGCGCTGACGACGGCGGTCGACGCCGTCGCCGCGGCGGCCCTGACGGAGACGGTGGCCGCCTGCGCGTCCCGCGGCACCCACCTCGTGCTCGCGATGCCCGCCGGGGTCGAAGCCGAGGTCACCGACCCGGCGCAGATCAAACCGCTCCTGAACGGTTTCGAACCCTGGCAGGACGCGGGCTAG